The Amycolatopsis sp. DG1A-15b genome window below encodes:
- a CDS encoding AMP-binding protein produces MTLSELLAGRAAVAGEAPALTWSRPAVTLTWAEPARRVTSVAAALRRVTEPGQRAAIPARPARRADVDAEATAPVACGHPAGQRIAIIARGYWKRPEESARVFCALITGDDEPRWWLRTGDQGFPDVSGELCVTGRGLVAGCRPEDLEATAEGEVERAMRSFGGSGWRSPRPGAEPRWQHSCAVTARHGLTLRRVVALPSSAGDGPW; encoded by the coding sequence ATGACCCTCTCCGAGCTGCTGGCCGGCCGCGCCGCGGTGGCGGGCGAAGCACCGGCCTTGACCTGGTCCCGTCCGGCGGTCACCTTGACCTGGGCCGAGCCGGCCCGGCGCGTCACTTCCGTCGCCGCGGCCCTGCGCCGGGTCACCGAGCCGGGGCAGCGGGCGGCGATCCCCGCTAGGCCGGCCCGGCGGGCGGACGTCGACGCCGAAGCGACCGCGCCGGTCGCTTGTGGACACCCGGCCGGCCAGCGGATCGCGATCATCGCCCGCGGCTACTGGAAGCGGCCCGAGGAGTCCGCGCGCGTGTTCTGCGCCCTCATCACCGGCGACGACGAACCGCGGTGGTGGCTGCGGACCGGTGACCAGGGCTTCCCGGACGTCTCCGGCGAGCTGTGCGTCACCGGCCGGGGCCTCGTCGCCGGGTGTCGCCCGGAGGACCTCGAAGCGACGGCCGAGGGCGAGGTCGAACGGGCGATGCGCTCCTTCGGGGGTTCCGGGTGGCGGAGCCCCCGGCCCGGGGCGGAGCCCCGGTGGCAGCACAGCTGCGCGGTGACGGCGCGGCACGGGCTCACGCTGCGCAGAGTCGTCGCGCTGCCGTCCTCGGCCGGGGACGGCCCGTGGTGA
- a CDS encoding MlaD family protein has product MLTRFVRVQVTLFVVIAVVGVAYVGATYAGLDKVFFDRGYTVTAQFPTGGGIFTNAEVTYRGVPIGRVGELRLTPAGMEADLEIDSDTAAVPADTEAVVADRSAVGEQYVDLRPRTDGGPKLHDGSVITQADTKIPLPVDVVLSTVDSFANSVPKPALRTVVDELYDATSDAGPALDQLVGRGIEFVQAASAHVAPLTRFVTDAHTVLDTQVQQAGAIREFGANAKLLASTLKSSDGDLRTLIPAVPAAANEVSALIRDAGPNLGVLLANLLTTADVLEARQDGLRQLLITAPQAVAAAGAIVRPDGVHIGLSLTFFDPPPCTTGYTTPYRDGLDTSVRPLNTAARCALPKGDPTNVRGSQNAPGGRP; this is encoded by the coding sequence ATGCTGACCCGGTTCGTGCGCGTGCAGGTGACGCTCTTCGTCGTCATCGCGGTCGTCGGCGTCGCCTACGTCGGGGCCACCTACGCGGGCCTCGACAAGGTGTTCTTCGACCGCGGCTACACCGTGACCGCGCAGTTCCCGACCGGTGGCGGCATTTTCACCAATGCAGAGGTCACCTACCGCGGGGTGCCGATCGGCCGCGTCGGCGAGCTGCGGCTGACCCCCGCCGGGATGGAAGCCGACCTCGAAATCGACTCCGATACCGCTGCCGTCCCGGCCGACACCGAAGCCGTCGTCGCCGACCGGTCGGCCGTCGGCGAGCAGTACGTCGACCTGCGGCCGCGCACCGACGGCGGGCCGAAGCTGCACGATGGCTCGGTGATCACCCAGGCGGACACGAAGATCCCGCTGCCGGTCGACGTCGTCTTGTCGACAGTGGACTCGTTCGCGAACTCGGTGCCGAAACCGGCGCTGCGCACGGTCGTCGACGAGCTGTACGACGCGACGTCCGACGCGGGCCCGGCACTGGACCAGCTGGTCGGCCGCGGCATCGAGTTCGTGCAGGCGGCGAGCGCGCACGTCGCGCCGCTGACCCGGTTCGTCACCGACGCGCACACGGTGCTCGACACCCAGGTGCAGCAGGCCGGCGCGATCCGCGAGTTCGGCGCCAACGCGAAGCTGCTGGCGTCGACGTTGAAGTCGTCCGACGGCGACCTGCGCACCTTGATCCCGGCGGTACCCGCGGCCGCGAACGAGGTCAGCGCGCTCATCCGCGACGCCGGGCCGAACCTGGGCGTGCTCCTGGCGAACCTGCTGACGACCGCGGACGTCCTGGAAGCCCGGCAAGACGGGCTTCGCCAGCTGCTGATCACCGCGCCGCAGGCGGTGGCCGCGGCCGGCGCGATCGTGCGGCCGGATGGTGTCCACATCGGACTGTCGCTGACGTTCTTCGACCCACCGCCGTGCACCACCGGGTACACGACGCCGTACCGCGACGGCCTCGACACGTCGGTCCGCCCGCTGAACACGGCCGCGCGCTGTGCGCTGCCGAAGGGCGACCCGACGAACGTACGGGGCTCGCAGAACGCACCGGGAGGACGACCGTGA
- a CDS encoding MCE family protein, with product MKSLVKLTAVVTLALVTTGCGSGVSVYDIPLPGGAALGDHPIHVTASFTNVLDLVPQSGVKVNDVPVGQVVRVELAPDGHSAVVALLLNGDVDLPGNAVARLRQASILGEKFVELAPPADAPPSGRLLDGATIPLDRSTLTPEIEEVFGALSLLLNGGGVAQVQNISHELNDALGGKETAARSLLSDLDTFVRGLDEHRNEITRAIESVNKLAATLNAHTDRITTTLNGLTPGIGVLNQQREALVGMLKSLDGLTSVAVDTVNKSKDDLVADLRALEPLLRRLADSGDKLPKAMEMIFTFPFPDAALDTIRGDYLNGFLKAGH from the coding sequence ATGAAGTCCCTGGTCAAGCTCACCGCGGTGGTGACCCTCGCGCTGGTCACCACCGGCTGCGGCAGCGGGGTGAGCGTCTACGACATCCCGCTGCCCGGCGGCGCCGCGCTCGGCGACCACCCGATCCACGTGACCGCGAGCTTCACGAACGTGCTGGACCTGGTGCCGCAGTCCGGGGTCAAGGTCAACGACGTCCCGGTCGGCCAGGTCGTGCGGGTCGAGCTGGCCCCCGACGGGCACAGCGCGGTCGTCGCCCTCCTGCTCAACGGCGACGTCGACCTGCCGGGCAACGCCGTCGCCCGGCTGCGGCAGGCCAGCATCCTCGGCGAGAAGTTCGTCGAACTCGCCCCGCCGGCCGACGCCCCGCCGTCGGGCCGGCTCCTCGACGGCGCGACCATCCCGCTGGATCGTTCGACGCTGACGCCCGAGATCGAGGAGGTCTTCGGGGCGCTGTCGCTGCTGCTCAACGGCGGCGGCGTGGCCCAGGTCCAGAACATCAGCCACGAGCTGAACGACGCCCTCGGCGGCAAGGAAACCGCGGCGCGCTCGCTCTTGTCCGATCTGGACACCTTCGTGCGCGGGCTCGACGAGCATCGGAACGAGATCACCAGGGCCATCGAGAGCGTCAACAAGCTCGCGGCCACGCTGAACGCGCACACCGATCGGATCACCACGACGCTCAACGGCTTGACGCCCGGCATCGGCGTCCTCAACCAGCAGCGGGAAGCGCTGGTCGGGATGCTGAAGTCGCTGGACGGGCTGACCTCGGTCGCCGTCGACACCGTGAACAAGAGCAAGGACGACCTGGTCGCCGACCTGCGCGCGCTGGAGCCGCTGCTGCGGCGGCTGGCCGACTCCGGCGACAAGCTGCCCAAGGCGATGGAGATGATCTTCACCTTCCCGTTCCCGGACGCCGCCCTGGACACGATCCGCGGCGACTACCTGAACGGCTTCCTCAAGGCAGGCCACTGA
- a CDS encoding MCE family protein, which translates to MAHQLADLGARARRRTRLRALALGVVLALVVSAAWPLVTAPRERTLTAYFTAAVGIYPNSDVRVLGVAIGSVSEVEPNGTDVKVTMTLRPGVPLPAEAGAVVITPSLVADRYVQLTPVYRGGPQLADGASIPRERTATPVEVDDLLHSLNQLMSALGPQGANKDGAVSDVLTRSADYLNGTGQTIGTAIKNLGEFARTASDSKDDLFTSVDNISKFTAMLAANDGQVKQAISQIASLSEVLAEQRDQFSGALTELTQALSVVQGFIKDNRGKVQSDVDKLADVTKVLVNQKNSLAEALDAAPNALTNLLDAYDQANGTIDGRGNLLEFAEPK; encoded by the coding sequence ATGGCCCACCAGCTCGCCGACCTGGGAGCCCGGGCGCGACGACGGACGCGGCTGCGGGCCCTTGCGCTCGGCGTCGTCCTCGCGCTCGTCGTCTCGGCCGCCTGGCCCCTGGTCACCGCGCCGCGTGAACGGACGCTGACCGCGTACTTCACCGCCGCCGTGGGTATCTACCCGAACTCGGACGTCCGCGTCCTCGGCGTCGCCATCGGCTCGGTGTCCGAAGTGGAACCCAACGGCACGGACGTCAAGGTGACCATGACGTTGCGGCCCGGCGTACCGCTGCCCGCGGAGGCCGGGGCCGTCGTCATCACACCGAGCCTGGTCGCCGACCGGTACGTGCAGCTCACGCCCGTCTACCGCGGCGGGCCCCAGCTGGCCGACGGCGCATCGATCCCCCGGGAGCGCACCGCGACCCCGGTCGAGGTCGACGACCTGCTGCACAGCCTCAACCAGCTGATGTCCGCGCTCGGGCCGCAGGGCGCCAACAAGGACGGCGCGGTGAGCGACGTCCTGACCCGCTCTGCGGACTACCTGAACGGCACCGGCCAGACCATCGGCACGGCGATCAAGAACCTCGGCGAGTTCGCGCGGACGGCGAGCGACTCCAAGGACGACCTGTTCACTTCGGTGGACAACATCAGCAAGTTCACCGCGATGCTCGCGGCCAACGACGGCCAGGTCAAGCAGGCCATCTCGCAGATCGCGTCGCTGAGCGAGGTGCTGGCCGAACAGCGTGACCAGTTCTCCGGCGCGCTGACCGAGCTGACCCAGGCCCTGAGCGTCGTCCAGGGGTTCATCAAGGACAACCGGGGCAAAGTCCAGTCCGATGTGGACAAGCTGGCCGACGTCACGAAGGTGCTCGTGAACCAGAAGAACTCCCTCGCCGAGGCGCTCGACGCGGCCCCGAACGCCCTGACCAACCTCCTGGACGCCTACGACCAGGCGAACGGGACCATCGACGGCCGCGGCAACCTCCTCGAATTCGCGGAGCCGAAATGA